Proteins from a genomic interval of Clostridium sp. M62/1:
- a CDS encoding Bax inhibitor-1/YccA family protein encodes MEYNSMNQYGQAEGFAGESLSTYTAKTFLWMFAGLLVTFAMAYTGYATGITMLVFSNPYGIFVITGIELFVVISMSARIHKISVSAARAMFLFYAALNGIVFSAYFLLIGSGMLIFIFGATSVFFGLMAAVSYVAKIDLSRIRPLLIGGLLFLIVFNLLSMFLNLTAMETGICYLGIIIFLALTAYDVGMIRRNYEYFSSNSELLAKASIFSALQLYLDFINLFLYLLRLFARNRN; translated from the coding sequence ATGGAGTACAATTCTATGAACCAGTACGGCCAGGCTGAAGGTTTCGCCGGGGAAAGTCTTTCTACATACACGGCTAAAACATTTCTGTGGATGTTTGCAGGGCTTCTCGTCACCTTTGCGATGGCATACACGGGATATGCAACAGGGATTACGATGCTGGTATTCTCAAATCCCTATGGTATTTTTGTGATCACGGGAATTGAGCTTTTTGTGGTTATCAGTATGTCTGCCAGAATTCACAAGATTTCTGTGTCAGCGGCCAGAGCCATGTTTCTCTTTTACGCAGCGTTAAACGGGATCGTATTTTCCGCCTATTTTCTGCTTATCGGCTCAGGAATGCTGATTTTTATTTTCGGAGCGACGTCGGTATTTTTTGGACTGATGGCTGCGGTATCTTATGTGGCAAAGATCGATCTGTCCAGAATCCGCCCCCTTTTAATAGGAGGTCTTCTGTTTCTGATTGTGTTTAATCTGCTCTCCATGTTTTTAAATTTGACTGCTATGGAGACAGGCATCTGCTACCTGGGAATTATCATATTCCTGGCTCTCACCGCTTACGATGTGGGGATGATCCGCAGAAACTATGAGTATTTTTCCAGCAACAGCGAGCTGCTTGCCAAGGCGTCCATATTCTCAGCCCTTCAGCTCTACCTTGATTTCATCAACCTGTTTTTATATCTGTTAAGATTGTTTGCGAGGAACAGGAATTAG
- a CDS encoding manganese catalase family protein yields the protein MWNYEKRLQFPVKITNTCPKTARLIISQFGGPDGELAASMRYLSQRYSMPCKKIGGLLTDIGTEELAHLEMICAIIYQLTKNMTVDDARTAGFDAYYIDHTAAVWPQAAGGIPFNACEFQSKGDAITDLTEDLAAEQKARTTYDNLLRIITDPDVRAPLQFLRAREIVHFQRFGEALENLKDSLDSKNYYYFNPEFDKQFNKPTL from the coding sequence ATGTGGAATTATGAAAAAAGGCTTCAGTTTCCCGTAAAAATTACGAATACCTGTCCCAAAACAGCCCGGCTCATCATCAGCCAGTTTGGCGGGCCGGACGGGGAGCTGGCTGCTTCCATGCGGTATTTGTCCCAGCGCTATTCCATGCCCTGCAAAAAGATCGGCGGTCTTCTCACCGACATCGGCACGGAGGAGCTGGCCCATCTGGAAATGATCTGCGCCATTATCTATCAGCTCACTAAAAACATGACAGTGGATGACGCCAGAACTGCAGGCTTTGACGCTTACTATATCGATCACACAGCAGCAGTCTGGCCTCAGGCTGCAGGAGGAATTCCCTTCAATGCCTGTGAATTTCAGAGCAAGGGAGATGCCATCACAGATTTAACGGAGGATCTGGCGGCTGAACAGAAGGCACGAACCACTTACGACAACCTGCTGCGCATTATTACCGATCCCGACGTGCGCGCTCCCCTTCAGTTTCTGCGCGCAAGGGAGATCGTTCATTTTCAGCGTTTCGGTGAGGCCTTAGAGAATCTCAAGGATTCCCTTGACTCGAAGAACTACTATTATTTTAACCCTGAATTTGACAAGCAATTCAATAAACCCACCCTTTAG
- a CDS encoding MATE family efflux transporter, whose protein sequence is MRATAESQRMEEKKSGRGNGITEGVIWQQLLIFFFPILFGTFFQQLYNTVDAVIVGRFVGKEALAAVGGSTGTLINLLVGFFVGLSSGATVIIAQFYGGGRAKRVSEAVHTAIAFSLACGVGLMLIGIFCSPIALRAMGTPEDIMSYSLSYIRIYFLGIIPNLIYNMGAGILRAVGDSKRPLYYLMASCLTNIVLDLALVVGLKMDVRGAAIATIASQLVSAVLITRRLLKTEDTYKLVIKKIRLNLYMVMRIVRIGLPAGLQSVMYSASNIIIQSSVNSLGTDTVAAWTAYSKIDSVYWMIISALGISVTTFVGQNYGAGKMDRVKRGIYVCLGLSFLITILLSVSLYLGGGYIYLMFTTDAAVIEKGMQILHFLVPTFVTYVCIEILSGSLRGTGDCWIPMIMTALGVCALRVIWILIAVPISPNIMTVIFSYPLTWSITSILFLIYFYCFSSLKKFNVKLPGLRRKRRRRA, encoded by the coding sequence ATGAGAGCTACGGCAGAAAGTCAGAGGATGGAGGAGAAAAAATCAGGGCGCGGCAACGGGATAACAGAGGGGGTTATCTGGCAGCAGCTCCTTATTTTCTTCTTCCCCATTCTGTTCGGTACATTTTTTCAGCAGCTTTACAATACCGTGGACGCTGTTATAGTGGGACGCTTTGTCGGCAAGGAGGCCCTGGCGGCAGTTGGAGGCAGCACGGGAACGCTGATCAACCTTCTGGTCGGCTTTTTCGTGGGACTCTCATCAGGAGCTACAGTAATCATCGCGCAGTTTTACGGCGGCGGAAGGGCGAAGCGTGTCAGCGAGGCGGTTCACACGGCCATTGCCTTTTCCCTGGCCTGCGGTGTGGGACTGATGCTGATCGGTATTTTCTGTTCACCGATTGCTCTGCGTGCCATGGGGACACCAGAGGACATTATGAGTTATTCTCTGTCCTATATCAGAATCTACTTTTTGGGAATTATCCCCAACCTGATCTACAATATGGGTGCAGGAATCCTGCGTGCAGTGGGAGATTCCAAACGTCCGCTCTATTACCTGATGGCCAGCTGTCTGACAAACATTGTTCTCGACCTGGCGCTGGTAGTCGGACTTAAGATGGATGTGAGAGGAGCGGCGATAGCCACGATTGCATCCCAGCTTGTCAGCGCGGTGCTGATTACAAGGCGGCTCCTGAAGACTGAGGATACATACAAGCTGGTCATCAAAAAGATACGCCTGAACCTCTATATGGTAATGAGGATTGTGCGGATCGGTCTTCCTGCCGGCCTTCAGTCTGTCATGTACTCTGCATCCAACATCATCATTCAGAGCAGCGTGAATTCCCTGGGTACAGATACCGTGGCTGCCTGGACAGCCTACAGCAAAATCGACAGTGTTTACTGGATGATTATCAGCGCCCTGGGAATTTCCGTCACCACATTCGTAGGACAGAATTACGGTGCAGGGAAGATGGATCGGGTGAAGAGAGGAATTTATGTCTGCCTGGGGCTCAGCTTCCTCATCACAATTTTACTGAGCGTTTCCCTCTATCTGGGAGGCGGCTACATTTATCTCATGTTTACGACAGATGCGGCAGTAATTGAAAAGGGAATGCAGATTCTCCATTTCCTGGTCCCCACCTTTGTGACCTATGTCTGTATTGAGATTCTCTCCGGCTCCCTGCGCGGAACGGGCGACTGCTGGATTCCCATGATAATGACGGCTCTCGGCGTATGCGCTCTCCGTGTGATCTGGATTTTAATTGCAGTCCCGATCAGCCCCAATATCATGACGGTAATTTTCAGCTATCCGCTGACATGGAGCATTACAAGTATCCTGTTCCTGATTTATTTTTATTGTTTCAGTTCACTGAAAAAATTTAATGTAAAGCTGCCTGGACTGCGGAGAAAACGCCGCAGGAGAGCATAG
- a CDS encoding Cof-type HAD-IIB family hydrolase, whose protein sequence is MISFDLDMTLLDHKTGEITPSALQAIRRLRERHKIVLATGRDMDNYYSSKFRDIVKPDAIVHLNGTKVTVGEKLLYEHEFDKELLRELLTYCDACGFAVGVTVGDEDYYIHPEVVEESDRRLWGITGRRFCDPWKLLEMKVRTLAFVGNEEQAAQIEHRFHQLRLPLFAGKHGADVIEKGYSKADGLRCLAEYFGEDTDLRDTVAFGDSMNDMEVIQEAGTGVAMGNAIEELKKCADLVTDPIEQDGIWNACIRLGLFEE, encoded by the coding sequence ATGATTAGCTTCGATTTGGACATGACACTTTTAGATCATAAGACCGGGGAGATAACACCCAGCGCCCTGCAGGCGATCAGACGGCTCAGGGAAAGACACAAAATAGTGCTGGCCACAGGCAGGGACATGGACAATTACTACAGCTCAAAATTCAGGGATATAGTAAAGCCGGATGCGATCGTACATTTAAACGGCACAAAGGTGACAGTGGGCGAAAAGCTCCTCTATGAGCATGAGTTTGACAAAGAGCTTTTGAGGGAGCTTCTCACCTACTGCGATGCCTGCGGATTTGCCGTGGGAGTGACAGTGGGCGACGAGGACTACTATATTCATCCGGAGGTAGTGGAGGAGAGTGACAGAAGACTGTGGGGAATCACGGGAAGAAGATTCTGTGATCCCTGGAAGCTTCTGGAGATGAAGGTGAGGACTCTGGCCTTTGTTGGAAATGAAGAGCAGGCGGCCCAGATCGAACACAGATTTCATCAGCTTCGGCTTCCTCTGTTTGCAGGAAAGCATGGGGCAGATGTGATTGAAAAGGGATACTCCAAAGCAGACGGACTCAGATGCCTGGCAGAATATTTCGGAGAGGACACAGATCTCAGGGATACAGTGGCTTTCGGCGACAGCATGAATGATATGGAGGTAATCCAGGAGGCCGGCACAGGGGTAGCCATGGGAAATGCCATAGAGGAGCTGAAGAAGTGTGCGGATCTGGTGACAGATCCAATTGAGCAGGACGGAATCTGGAATGCATGCATCAGGCTTGGCCTTTTTGAGGAATAG
- the asnA gene encoding aspartate--ammonia ligase: MEHLIVPENYEPAIGLRETQVAIKIIKDFFQRELAKQLNLTRVSAPLFVLPESGLNDNLNGVERPVSFGIKEQSDRPAEIVHSLAKWKRMALKQYGFGVGEGLYTDMSAIRRDEDTDNIHSIYVDQWDWEKIIAREERTRETLELIVKAVYKALKVTEDYMAYEYEYIGRYLPDHIEFVTTQQLEDMYPDCTPKEREYKIAKLHKAVFIEQIGDKLRSGERHDGRAPDYDDWKLNGDIIVYYPVLDIALELSSMGIRVDEKTLREQLKKAGCEERAELTFQKELLEGKLPCTVGGGIGQSRICMFYLRKAHIGEVQSSVWPDGIRAEAEKHNIFLL, from the coding sequence ATGGAGCACTTAATAGTACCAGAGAACTACGAACCTGCCATCGGCCTTCGGGAAACACAGGTGGCTATCAAGATTATCAAGGATTTTTTTCAGAGGGAGCTTGCGAAGCAGCTAAATTTAACGCGCGTGTCTGCGCCGCTGTTCGTGCTGCCTGAGTCGGGACTCAACGACAACCTGAATGGTGTGGAACGCCCCGTTTCCTTTGGAATCAAGGAACAAAGCGACAGACCGGCTGAGATTGTCCATTCCCTTGCCAAATGGAAGAGAATGGCGCTGAAGCAGTACGGGTTTGGAGTCGGTGAGGGACTCTACACAGATATGAGCGCGATCCGACGCGATGAGGACACCGACAATATCCACTCGATCTATGTGGATCAGTGGGACTGGGAAAAGATCATTGCCAGAGAGGAGCGCACCAGGGAGACCCTGGAGCTTATCGTAAAGGCTGTGTACAAGGCTCTCAAGGTGACAGAGGACTACATGGCGTATGAATATGAATATATAGGAAGATATCTTCCCGATCACATCGAATTTGTTACAACACAGCAGCTGGAGGACATGTATCCGGACTGCACGCCCAAGGAGAGGGAATATAAGATTGCAAAGCTCCACAAGGCAGTGTTTATTGAGCAGATAGGTGACAAGCTCCGTTCCGGCGAGAGACATGACGGCCGGGCCCCGGACTATGATGACTGGAAGCTGAACGGTGATATTATCGTGTACTATCCTGTTCTCGATATCGCGCTGGAGCTCTCCTCCATGGGAATCCGCGTGGATGAGAAGACGCTCAGAGAACAGTTAAAGAAGGCAGGCTGCGAGGAGAGGGCAGAGCTCACTTTCCAGAAGGAACTTTTGGAGGGCAAGCTTCCCTGCACAGTAGGAGGCGGTATTGGCCAGTCCAGAATCTGCATGTTTTATCTGAGAAAGGCTCACATCGGAGAGGTGCAGTCTTCCGTCTGGCCCGATGGAATCCGGGCAGAGGCAGAGAAGCACAATATTTTTCTGCTCTAA
- a CDS encoding LysR family transcriptional regulator gives MTIRHLFIFKTVCEEESITGAAGKLFMTQPAVSHAVAELEGEAGTPLFDRVGRKIRLNRRGELIYEKACTVLEVYGDLQKSMKDLEHRLALRIGSSITIANFWLPGLIRKFTDAFGSIQVRVTVDSARSIARCLEDSEIDLALIEGASYQEKFESIPFSSYRVIPLCSRKYMEERLRPAAAERAGGDREKTGKMAGKLVLPAKALSGESLLLREKGSAIRDVLDGAMLQQDLELPASWVSVNSQSLISAAVSGLGITFLPDIMAEEFLKNGSLVTFEIEGVELRNENHLAIPRGRYLSAPMKGFVELVTGGEKNQAFYNAAPVLR, from the coding sequence ATGACGATCCGTCATCTTTTTATATTCAAGACCGTCTGTGAGGAAGAAAGCATCACAGGGGCAGCGGGAAAGCTGTTTATGACACAGCCGGCTGTATCTCACGCGGTTGCCGAGCTGGAAGGGGAGGCCGGCACGCCGCTTTTTGACCGTGTCGGCAGAAAAATCAGACTGAACAGGAGAGGAGAGCTGATCTACGAAAAGGCCTGCACTGTGCTGGAGGTGTATGGGGACCTGCAAAAGAGCATGAAGGATCTGGAACACCGCCTGGCTCTTCGGATTGGTTCCAGTATAACCATCGCCAATTTCTGGCTGCCCGGGCTGATCCGGAAGTTTACGGATGCTTTTGGGAGTATTCAGGTCAGGGTGACGGTAGACAGCGCCCGTTCTATTGCCAGGTGTCTGGAGGACAGTGAAATCGATCTGGCTCTGATTGAGGGGGCTTCCTATCAGGAGAAGTTTGAAAGCATCCCCTTTTCTTCCTACCGGGTGATTCCTCTCTGTTCCAGAAAATATATGGAGGAACGGCTAAGGCCGGCTGCAGCCGAAAGGGCAGGAGGAGACAGGGAGAAGACGGGGAAAATGGCGGGAAAGCTGGTGCTGCCTGCGAAAGCCTTGTCAGGGGAAAGTCTGCTTCTTCGGGAAAAGGGGAGCGCGATACGTGATGTATTGGACGGCGCAATGCTCCAGCAGGATTTGGAGCTTCCGGCATCCTGGGTCAGCGTCAATTCCCAGTCGCTTATCAGTGCTGCTGTATCGGGTCTTGGGATCACCTTCCTTCCGGATATAATGGCGGAGGAGTTTTTGAAAAACGGCAGCCTGGTCACCTTTGAAATAGAGGGAGTTGAACTGCGAAATGAAAACCATCTGGCGATTCCCAGGGGAAGATACCTTTCTGCCCCCATGAAGGGCTTCGTGGAGCTGGTCACAGGCGGAGAGAAAAACCAGGCTTTTTACAATGCTGCACCGGTGCTGCGCTGA
- a CDS encoding peptidoglycan-binding domain-containing protein, which translates to MRGYMTGVRACEAAAGGRGYLQVDVVNEENNFPIQDAVVTVQEEDGRVLEELATDNSGQTESVELDTPPLALSLESENTVRPYSVYNLHISAPGYEAVDITGTEVLPGITAIQPVRMRPIVVNTDQMANINIPGHTLYETYPPKIAEAEIKPVTESGEIVLSRVVVPQTIVVHDGVPTDRSAKDYYVPYRDYIKNVACSEIYATWPQATIVANVLAIMSFTLNRVYTEWYRNQGYDFTITSSTAFDHKWIYGRDIFDTISVVVDDIFDSYLSRPDVKQPILTQYCDGVRVSCPNWMTQWGSCALGEQGYSPIEILRSFYGNDMYINTAEQISGIPASFPGTDLTIGSRGSKVRQMQEQLDAIATIYTAIPRIQPDGIYGPATAEAVRTFQSIFGLPQTGVVDFATWYKISHIYVAVTRIAELN; encoded by the coding sequence ATGCGCGGATATATGACAGGAGTTAGGGCCTGCGAGGCGGCAGCCGGAGGACGCGGGTATTTACAGGTGGATGTAGTCAATGAGGAGAACAATTTTCCCATACAGGATGCGGTGGTGACTGTTCAGGAGGAGGACGGCAGAGTTCTTGAAGAGCTGGCCACAGACAACTCCGGGCAGACGGAGAGCGTGGAACTGGATACTCCTCCTCTTGCTCTGAGCCTTGAAAGCGAGAATACAGTGCGCCCATACAGCGTTTATAATCTTCATATTTCAGCTCCAGGATATGAAGCGGTGGACATTACGGGCACGGAGGTTCTGCCCGGCATTACGGCCATACAGCCGGTGCGGATGCGGCCGATTGTGGTGAATACCGATCAGATGGCCAATATCAATATTCCGGGGCATACGCTGTATGAGACCTATCCGCCCAAGATTGCGGAAGCAGAGATTAAGCCAGTGACCGAGAGCGGCGAGATTGTCCTGAGCCGGGTGGTGGTCCCACAGACTATCGTTGTTCACGACGGAGTGCCTACCGACAGGAGCGCAAAGGATTATTACGTGCCTTACCGCGACTACATAAAGAATGTGGCCTGCAGCGAGATTTACGCCACCTGGCCGCAGGCCACAATCGTGGCCAACGTGCTGGCAATAATGTCCTTTACCCTGAACCGTGTATACACAGAATGGTATCGAAATCAGGGCTACGATTTTACCATTACTTCCTCCACAGCCTTTGACCACAAGTGGATTTACGGAAGAGACATTTTCGACACGATCTCTGTGGTGGTAGATGATATTTTTGACAGCTATCTGTCCAGACCGGATGTGAAGCAGCCAATCCTGACACAGTACTGTGACGGAGTAAGAGTAAGCTGCCCTAACTGGATGACACAGTGGGGGTCCTGTGCCCTCGGGGAGCAGGGCTACAGCCCGATTGAAATTCTGAGAAGCTTCTACGGAAATGATATGTATATCAATACAGCAGAGCAGATATCGGGAATTCCTGCATCTTTTCCCGGAACCGATCTTACCATCGGCTCACGCGGCAGCAAGGTGCGCCAGATGCAGGAGCAGCTCGATGCGATCGCCACAATCTATACAGCCATTCCGAGAATACAGCCCGATGGAATTTATGGCCCGGCTACAGCGGAGGCCGTGAGAACCTTCCAGTCTATTTTCGGACTCCCGCAGACGGGAGTAGTGGATTTTGCTACCTGGTATAAGATTTCACATATTTATGTGGCAGTTACAAGGATTGCTGAGCTGAACTGA
- a CDS encoding spore coat protein CotJB, translated as MTSSTSSSDRTSLLREIDKISFAVNEFTLFLDTHPDCQEALLAFNSAAKTRKELMKQYADAYGPLTVDCISAEGPADHWSWQDGPAPWEGGII; from the coding sequence ATGACCAGCAGCACATCATCATCTGACCGAACCTCTCTGCTGAGGGAGATCGATAAAATCAGCTTTGCAGTCAATGAGTTTACGCTCTTTTTGGACACCCATCCCGACTGTCAGGAAGCTCTCCTTGCTTTTAACAGCGCAGCCAAAACCCGAAAAGAGCTTATGAAGCAGTACGCCGATGCCTACGGTCCTCTGACCGTCGACTGCATAAGTGCCGAGGGCCCTGCCGATCACTGGAGCTGGCAGGATGGCCCCGCGCCCTGGGAAGGAGGAATCATCTGA
- a CDS encoding C-GCAxxG-C-C family protein, which translates to MTEKRTEELVERAVRLHRMGYNCAQSVACALSEEVGVDENICFRLMEGFGLGMGQMQETCGAVSGAVAALGFSNSIGTQSPSTKASTYGLVRQVREQFLQKNGSTVCSELKGLTGGSMLRSCPGCIEDAVRIACSLMKDADGQP; encoded by the coding sequence ATGACTGAAAAAAGAACGGAGGAACTTGTGGAGAGGGCTGTCAGGCTCCACCGGATGGGCTATAACTGCGCCCAGTCCGTTGCCTGCGCTCTCAGCGAAGAGGTGGGAGTTGATGAAAATATCTGTTTCAGGCTGATGGAAGGCTTCGGTCTCGGCATGGGACAGATGCAGGAAACCTGCGGAGCCGTGTCAGGAGCAGTGGCTGCTCTGGGCTTTTCAAACAGCATCGGAACCCAGAGCCCTTCCACAAAGGCTTCCACCTACGGTCTTGTACGGCAGGTGAGGGAACAGTTTCTTCAGAAGAACGGTTCTACAGTCTGCAGTGAACTCAAGGGGCTGACAGGAGGCAGCATGCTGAGAAGCTGTCCCGGCTGCATTGAAGATGCCGTAAGAATCGCCTGCAGCCTGATGAAGGATGCAGACGGCCAGCCGTAA
- a CDS encoding chromate transporter, producing MADGKLKRLAWLFFINLFISSFTFGGGYVVIPMIRKYFVQKKKYLSEEEVMELAAISQSSPGAIAVNLSTLAGYKTAGMAGAAVSCIASVIPALLILSVISAWYAAFSQNQLVGAVLKGMEAGVAALIVDLIIDMVRMVMQEKSLLLTAMIPAAFISSFFLNINVAVILIFCCVICIGTVWLKNHRSSRQESGTGA from the coding sequence GTGGCTGACGGAAAGCTGAAGCGGCTTGCATGGCTGTTTTTCATAAACCTGTTCATCAGTTCATTTACCTTTGGCGGCGGATATGTGGTGATTCCCATGATCCGCAAATATTTTGTCCAGAAAAAGAAATATCTCTCCGAGGAGGAGGTGATGGAGCTGGCCGCCATCTCTCAGTCCTCCCCCGGCGCGATTGCCGTAAATCTCTCCACCCTGGCCGGGTACAAGACAGCCGGAATGGCGGGAGCCGCAGTGAGCTGTATCGCCTCTGTCATTCCGGCCCTGCTCATCCTGTCTGTGATCTCCGCCTGGTATGCGGCATTTTCCCAGAATCAGCTGGTGGGGGCAGTGTTAAAGGGAATGGAAGCCGGGGTGGCCGCTCTGATTGTAGATTTGATTATCGACATGGTGCGGATGGTTATGCAGGAAAAGTCACTGCTTCTCACTGCCATGATTCCAGCTGCCTTCATCAGCAGCTTTTTTCTGAACATCAATGTGGCCGTTATTCTGATTTTCTGCTGTGTCATCTGCATCGGAACTGTATGGCTCAAAAACCACAGAAGCAGCAGACAGGAAAGCGGCACAGGGGCTTAA
- a CDS encoding aminopeptidase P family protein: MNTVNERIEALRGLMEERGIDAYLVPTADFHESEYVGDHFKCREFITGFTGSAGTAVITRSEAGLWTDGRYFVQAGKQLDGSEVKLFRMGQEGVPTIEEYLSDKMPENGVLGFDGRVVNDEMGEGLLSRLKKKAVTASSEEDLIGLLWKERPELPAEKVWVLDVKYVGKTAAQKIAELREEMRKKRATVHILTTLDDIVWLLNIRGNDVPCNPVVLSYMVITEEKLFLFINEKTMDQAVREYLEGLGVRIMPYNDIYVLVKAFRNERILLEKSHVNFSICQSLDGTNEILNQMNPTSAAKAVKNPTEMENIRKAHIKDAVAMIRHLRWMKENVGKIEMDEMSAEAHLDRLRMETEGCLGLSFNTISAYGENAALCHYSATPETNKKLEPRGLYLVDSGGQYYEGTTDITRTIALGPVTEEEKKYFTLVAACMLRLLNVKFPYGCHGYNFDLAARELLWREGLDFNHGTGHGVGYLLNVHERPNGVRWRVVPERQDNAVFEEGMVTSDEPGLYFEGKFGIRTENLMLCVKAEKNEYGQFMQFENLTWVPIDRDAIDTKWMEKRDIELLNTYHRQVYEVMAPHLEEDDRKWLEAATRPVE, translated from the coding sequence ATGAATACAGTGAATGAAAGAATTGAGGCTCTCCGCGGGCTGATGGAGGAGCGCGGAATCGATGCCTACCTGGTACCCACAGCAGATTTCCATGAGTCTGAGTATGTGGGGGATCATTTTAAGTGCAGAGAGTTTATTACAGGTTTCACAGGCTCAGCAGGAACAGCCGTGATTACCCGCAGCGAGGCAGGGCTCTGGACAGACGGCCGCTATTTTGTCCAGGCGGGCAAACAGCTTGACGGCAGCGAGGTGAAGCTCTTCAGGATGGGACAGGAGGGCGTGCCCACCATCGAAGAGTACCTGTCAGATAAGATGCCGGAAAACGGTGTGCTGGGCTTTGACGGCCGCGTAGTGAATGACGAGATGGGAGAGGGACTGCTCAGCCGCCTGAAAAAGAAAGCCGTAACGGCTTCCAGCGAGGAGGATCTGATCGGCCTTCTGTGGAAGGAACGCCCGGAGCTTCCGGCAGAAAAGGTGTGGGTCCTGGATGTGAAATATGTCGGTAAAACAGCAGCACAGAAGATTGCAGAGCTCAGGGAAGAGATGAGGAAAAAGAGGGCCACAGTCCATATCCTGACAACTCTGGACGACATTGTATGGCTCCTCAATATCCGCGGAAACGACGTTCCCTGCAATCCGGTTGTACTCTCCTATATGGTCATTACGGAGGAAAAGCTGTTCCTGTTTATCAATGAGAAGACGATGGACCAGGCAGTACGGGAGTACCTGGAGGGCCTGGGAGTCAGAATTATGCCGTACAATGATATCTATGTACTGGTGAAGGCTTTCCGGAACGAGAGAATTCTTCTGGAAAAGAGTCATGTGAACTTTTCCATCTGCCAGAGCCTGGACGGGACAAATGAGATTCTGAATCAGATGAATCCCACATCAGCCGCCAAGGCCGTAAAGAATCCCACAGAGATGGAGAATATAAGAAAGGCCCATATCAAGGACGCTGTGGCCATGATTCGCCACCTGCGCTGGATGAAGGAAAATGTGGGCAAGATCGAGATGGACGAGATGTCTGCTGAGGCGCATCTGGATCGCCTGAGAATGGAGACCGAGGGCTGCCTGGGCCTGAGCTTTAACACCATCTCCGCATACGGGGAAAATGCGGCTCTCTGCCACTATTCCGCGACACCGGAGACTAATAAAAAGCTGGAGCCAAGGGGGCTTTATCTGGTAGATTCCGGCGGTCAGTACTATGAGGGAACCACAGACATTACAAGAACGATCGCCTTAGGACCGGTGACGGAGGAAGAAAAGAAGTACTTTACTCTGGTTGCGGCCTGCATGCTGAGGCTTCTGAATGTGAAATTCCCCTATGGCTGCCATGGGTATAACTTCGATCTGGCTGCCAGGGAGCTTCTCTGGAGAGAGGGACTTGATTTCAACCACGGAACGGGCCACGGAGTAGGATACCTTCTGAATGTGCACGAGCGTCCCAACGGAGTGCGCTGGAGGGTCGTTCCGGAACGCCAGGACAACGCCGTTTTTGAGGAGGGAATGGTGACCTCTGACGAGCCCGGCCTGTATTTTGAGGGAAAATTCGGAATCAGGACGGAGAATCTGATGCTCTGCGTAAAGGCAGAGAAAAACGAGTACGGCCAGTTCATGCAGTTTGAAAACCTCACCTGGGTTCCGATTGATCGGGACGCCATTGACACAAAGTGGATGGAAAAACGTGATATTGAACTTTTGAACACCTACCACAGACAGGTATACGAGGTGATGGCACCTCATCTTGAGGAGGATGACAGAAAGTGGCTTGAGGCTGCCACCAGACCGGTAGAGTAG
- a CDS encoding spore coat associated protein CotJA, giving the protein MTAASSNETAACRCHLSLAIVSVPSQPWEKPMELETALCRGTVFESLDMPFFVGGEKHDQQHIII; this is encoded by the coding sequence ATGACTGCAGCATCCAGCAATGAAACAGCAGCCTGCCGATGCCATTTGAGCCTTGCCATTGTTTCCGTGCCGTCCCAGCCCTGGGAAAAGCCGATGGAGCTTGAAACAGCTCTCTGCAGGGGAACTGTATTTGAAAGTCTTGACATGCCGTTTTTTGTAGGAGGTGAGAAGCATGACCAGCAGCACATCATCATCTGA